From Mobula birostris isolate sMobBir1 chromosome 22, sMobBir1.hap1, whole genome shotgun sequence, the proteins below share one genomic window:
- the dolk gene encoding dolichol kinase: MLKNPVFVESFIVFVIVLSVHAVVWNKFSWCTLALAVQAYYVQHKWDRLLKSGNAVFQYRPVFSSGLLPASVVLPLLGIVLKERWEMIGNVHFERFCIVCSAAGMAIALFVSVLALGLTKPIPTNTCIVYGFSASAITYTFKHALSVSEVIEILEVLLIFVYLSLIVLYIMPRSFTPGEVLVFLSGLSIVTNQLIKRSLTFGDSRCDPLASFLLVAVVGTALLGLIFAILYCFMDSETWVSSLIFHVMAVIFGLGIIVPWFYRLTRSDLFSWLLKFLTNTRGRVYLLSYWFTLALLATAIVFHQNRKQSITSKNYKASTVVRKSFHVIIVATYIPGLIYDRQLLYVAGVFCFAAFVVLEYVRHFRIKPFGMTLKSMLALFLDERDSGPLILTHIYLLLGLTLPVWLFPGVFVSKGSFPGEVALAPYAGVLAVGIGDAMASVFGSTMGEVKWPGTKKTFEGTTTSIFAQIIAVALILIFDKTVSLNGSYTWIVGSIAIVSLLEAYTDQIDNLFLPLYLFIMLMV; the protein is encoded by the coding sequence ATGTTGAAGAATCCTGTCTTCGTGGAGTCGTTCATTGTTTTCGTGATTGTACTATCCGTCCATGCTGTAGTCTGGAACAAGTTTTCCTGGTGTACACTTGCTTTGGCTGTTCAGGCTTATTATGTCCAGCACAAATGGGACCGGTTGCTGAAATCTGGCAATGCAGTTTTTCAATACAGACCAGTTTTTAGCAGTGGGCTCCTGCCAGCCAGTGTGGTTTTGCCTCTTTTAGGAATTGTCCTAAAGGAGAGGTGGGAAATGATTGGGAATGTGCACTTTGAGCGTTTTTGCATTGTGTGTTCAGCTGCCGGAATGGCCATTGCTCTGTTTGTCTCAGTACTGGCTTTAGGCCTCACAAAACCAATTCCAACTAATACCTGCATTGTGTACGGTTTCTCTGCCAGTGCCATAACGTACACCTTTAAGCACGCCCTCTCTGTTTCCGAAGTCATTGAAATCCTGGAGGTGTTATTGATATTTGTTTACCTTTCCCTCATTGTCCTTTATATTATGCCCAGAAGTTTCACCCCAGGAGAAGTGCTGGTGTTCTTATCAGGGTTAAGCATAGTGACAAACCAACTCATCAAGCGTTCTTTGACTTTTGGGGATAGCAGATGTGATCCTCTTGCTTCATTCCTGTTGGTGGCTGTGGTTGGAACAGCTCTTCTTGGGCTGATCTTTGCTATTTTGTACTGTTTCATGGACTCAGAGACGTGGGTTTCCTCGCTCATCTTCCACGTAATGGCAGTTATTTTTGGCTTGGGAATCATAGTACCGTGGTTCTACCGACTGACCAGAAGCGATCTTTTCAGCTGGCTTCTCAAGTTCCTCACCAACACAAGAGGAAGGGTCTATCTTCTCAGCTATTGGTTCACGCTGGCACTTCTTGCCACAGCCATTGTCTTTCACCAGAACCGTAAGCAATCAATTACATCTAAAAATTACAAAGCTTCCACTGTTGTAAGGAAAAGCTTTCACGTCATTATAGTGGCTACCTACATCCCAGGGCTCATCTACGATCGTCAGTTGCTCTACGTTGCTggtgtgttttgttttgctgcATTTGTGGTGCTGGAATATGTAAGACATTTTAGGATTAAACCATTTGGAATGACATTGAAATCAATGCTAGCCCTGTTTCTTGATGAACGTGATAGTGGCCCCTTGATTTTAACACACATTTACTTGCTGTTAGGACTGACCCTGCCAGTATGGTTGTTCCCTGGAGTGTTTGTCTCCAAAGGTTCATTTCCGGGGGAGGTTGCCTTGGCTCCATATGCTGGAGTCCTGGCTGTAGGAATTGGTGATGCCATGGCCTCTGTTTTTGGAAGCACAATGGGGGAGGTTAAGTGGCCTGGAACCAAGAAAACCTTTGAAGGGACAACAACCTCTATCTTTGCCCAGATCATTGCTGTTGCTTTGATTCTGATCTTTGATAAAACAGTGAGCCTAAACGGCAGCTACACCTGGATTGTGGGATCTATCGCTATTGTCTCCCTCTTGGAAGCTTACACTGATCAAATAGACAATCTTTTTTTGCCTTTGTATCTTTTCATCATGCTGATGGTGTGA